The DNA sequence AGCCATCGCGGACGCCGTGGACGACGACACCGCCGTCGTCATGCTCACGCAGGTCGATTACCGCACGGGTGAGCGCCACCACCTGCGCGAGATGACCCGGCACGTCCACGAGCGCGGCGCCCTCATCATCTGGGACCTCGCCCACAGCGCCGGGGCCTTCCCGGTGGACCTGAACGGGGCGGGGGCGGACTTCGCGGTCGGGTGCGGGTACAAGTACCTCAACGGGGGGCCGGGGGCGCCCGCCTTCCTGTACGTCGCCCGCCGTCACCAGCCCCACGCGCCGAACGTGCTCAGCGGGTGGATGGGTCACGCCTCCCCCTTCGAGTTCACTTCGCGCTACACGGGCGCGTCCGGCATCCGGCAGTACCAGACGGGCACCCCGAGCATCCTGGGCCTGAGTGCCCTCGACGCCGCGCTGGAGGTCTTCGGGGACGTGGACCTCGCCCAGCTCCGTGAGAAGTCGCTGGGCCTCACCCGCACCTTCATCGAACTGATGCGGCCCCTCTGCGCCCGGCACGGCTTCCGCCTCGTCACCCCCGAGGACGACGAACGGCGCGGCAGCCAGGTCAGCTATGCCCACCCGCACGGCTACGAGGTCATGCAGGCCCTCATCGCGGCGGGGGTGATCGGCGACTTCCGCGCGCCGAATCTGCTGCGCTTCGGCTTCACGCCGCTGTACACCAGCCACGAGGACGTGTGGCACGCCGTCCAGACCCTCGACACCATCATGCGGGAGGGCCGCTGGCAAGACGCCCGCTACGCCGAGAGGAACGCGGTGACCTGAGATGACCCACACCCCCGACCCCGACTCCCCGGAACGGGCCCAGGCCGACTTCACCCGCTCGCTCTCCTACGGCGACTACCTGCACCTCGACACGCTGCTGGGCGCGCACCAGCCGCTCACGGGCGCCCACGACGAACACCTCTTCATCGCCGTCCACCACGTCTCGGAGGTCTGGCTGCACCTCATCAACGTGGAGTTGCGGGCGGCGATGCGCGATCTGGAGGCGGGCGTGGTGGACGCGCCGCTCAAGGGCCTGACCCGGGTGGTGCGGGCGCTGGAGCAACTGACCCAGGCGTGGGAGGTCCTGAAGACGATGACGCCCGCCGACTACCTCCAGTTCCGGGGGGCCTTCGGGGCGGCGTCCGGCTTTCAGTCGGCGAACTACCGCACGATGGAGTTCCTGCTCGGGAACCGGCACGCCGCACTCCTGCGCCCGCACGCGCACCGTCCGGACATCCACGGGCCGCTCGAAGCCGACTTCCACGCGCCCAGCCTCTACGACCTCGCCCTGCACCTGCTCGCCGAACGCGGTCTGCCTGTCCCCGACGAGGTGCTGCACCGCGACCGCACCCTGCCGCCCACCCCCCACCCCGAGGTGCTGGCGGCGTGGCTGACCGTCTACCGCGATACCGAGCGGTACTGGGAGCTGTACGAACTCGCCGAGAAGCTGCTCGACGTGGAGGACAACTTCCGCCGCTGGCGCTACAACCACCTCACGACGGTGGAGCGCACCATCGGTTTCAAGACGGGCAG is a window from the Deinococcus aestuarii genome containing:
- a CDS encoding tryptophan 2,3-dioxygenase — translated: MTHTPDPDSPERAQADFTRSLSYGDYLHLDTLLGAHQPLTGAHDEHLFIAVHHVSEVWLHLINVELRAAMRDLEAGVVDAPLKGLTRVVRALEQLTQAWEVLKTMTPADYLQFRGAFGAASGFQSANYRTMEFLLGNRHAALLRPHAHRPDIHGPLEADFHAPSLYDLALHLLAERGLPVPDEVLHRDRTLPPTPHPEVLAAWLTVYRDTERYWELYELAEKLLDVEDNFRRWRYNHLTTVERTIGFKTGSGGTSGAGYLRRALETVLFPELWQVRTAL
- the kynU gene encoding kynureninase; this encodes MTPPDLPTLRALDARDPLASKRAEFLIPDGVTYLDGNSLGVLPARVPERVEKVVREEWGQNLIRSWNTHGWIDLPARVGARIARLIGADADEVVAADSTSVNLFKVLAAAMHVSAGRDPSRRVILADEGNFPTDLYIAQGLAGLVGEARAEVWLVSTEAIADAVDDDTAVVMLTQVDYRTGERHHLREMTRHVHERGALIIWDLAHSAGAFPVDLNGAGADFAVGCGYKYLNGGPGAPAFLYVARRHQPHAPNVLSGWMGHASPFEFTSRYTGASGIRQYQTGTPSILGLSALDAALEVFGDVDLAQLREKSLGLTRTFIELMRPLCARHGFRLVTPEDDERRGSQVSYAHPHGYEVMQALIAAGVIGDFRAPNLLRFGFTPLYTSHEDVWHAVQTLDTIMREGRWQDARYAERNAVT